Proteins encoded in a region of the Helicobacter sp. MIT 21-1697 genome:
- a CDS encoding primosomal protein N', giving the protein MNYYLIAPIGLKSPPLVYECAEECAKESICSIVVRGKAYLGVILQSLDKPSFECKIAHKMIDCFLPHQILLASFVAQYYCVGLGESYGLFIPQECSGEEVKNEENKDKQKENENLARLAFELKTLSKAQNEALTFLSSHTNPLLFGDTGSGKTEIYIHLIAHTLAKAQNALFLMPEIALTPQIESRLREVFGDVVGIWHSKITPAQKRKLLLALYNGTIRIIAGARSALFLPIRELGLIIVDEEHDDAYKSQSSPHYNARDMALYLGSKTHIKVVLGSATPSVVSYHNASKQGSVYRLKGRYFTSHKSIRIVAQNAQIAHTQTESAPIDEELVVKIKEKLEHNEQAIVFIPTRAHYKMLVCSECGSGVECAFCSVNMSLHLDKNALICHYCHWSTPIPSICPQCKSESLCSHRIGTAQVAQALQNALPNAKITLFDRDNITTHTKLKTILQKFNDGKIDVLVGTQMLSKGHDYHRVNLAIILGIDYVLKGSDYRCNERAISLLHQIAGRSGRKYDGEVYVQSANGMFLEQFLGDYEDFLHYELRNRPHLYPPYQRLATLTFSHKIESKALNAMQNVRDILLKSGLGEVEIVGDCKALVERLYNKYRFVLLLRSSSTRALLEVLHYLNAHIHQELKRMYEIDIDPLNIV; this is encoded by the coding sequence GTGAATTATTACCTTATAGCTCCGATTGGACTAAAATCTCCACCACTTGTTTATGAGTGCGCAGAGGAATGTGCCAAAGAGAGCATTTGTTCTATTGTTGTGCGTGGCAAAGCTTATCTTGGTGTCATATTACAATCGCTTGATAAACCTTCTTTTGAATGCAAAATCGCACATAAAATGATAGATTGTTTTTTGCCTCATCAGATACTTTTAGCTTCATTTGTTGCACAATATTACTGCGTAGGTTTAGGGGAAAGTTACGGGCTTTTTATCCCCCAAGAGTGTAGCGGTGAGGAGGTTAAGAATGAGGAAAACAAGGATAAGCAAAAAGAAAATGAGAATCTTGCAAGGTTAGCCTTTGAACTTAAAACTTTAAGCAAAGCACAAAATGAAGCTCTCACATTTTTATCATCTCATACTAATCCTTTACTTTTTGGCGATACAGGAAGCGGAAAAACAGAAATATATATTCATCTCATCGCCCATACGCTTGCCAAAGCCCAAAATGCACTTTTTTTAATGCCAGAAATTGCGCTTACTCCCCAAATAGAATCTCGTCTTAGGGAAGTATTTGGCGATGTAGTAGGAATCTGGCATAGTAAAATCACTCCTGCACAAAAAAGAAAACTTCTTCTTGCTTTATATAATGGCACGATACGCATAATTGCAGGAGCAAGGAGTGCGTTATTTTTGCCTATAAGAGAGCTTGGGCTAATTATTGTTGATGAAGAACACGATGATGCTTATAAATCTCAAAGCTCACCGCATTATAATGCGCGTGATATGGCACTTTATCTTGGGAGCAAAACACATATCAAGGTTGTTTTAGGTTCGGCAACACCAAGCGTGGTAAGCTATCATAATGCGAGCAAACAAGGTAGTGTATATCGCTTGAAAGGACGATATTTTACTTCACATAAATCTATTCGTATTGTTGCTCAAAATGCACAAATAGCACATACACAAACAGAATCTGCACCTATTGATGAAGAACTTGTAGTAAAAATCAAAGAAAAACTTGAACATAATGAGCAAGCCATTGTATTTATCCCTACGCGTGCGCATTATAAGATGCTTGTATGTAGCGAATGTGGAAGCGGGGTAGAATGTGCATTTTGTTCAGTGAATATGTCTTTACATCTTGATAAAAATGCACTTATTTGTCACTATTGTCATTGGAGCACACCTATTCCTTCAATATGTCCTCAATGCAAGAGCGAGAGTTTGTGCTCTCATCGTATTGGCACTGCTCAAGTTGCACAAGCCTTACAAAATGCACTTCCGAATGCAAAAATTACACTTTTTGATAGGGATAATATCACTACGCATACAAAATTAAAGACAATACTGCAAAAATTTAATGATGGCAAGATTGATGTGCTTGTTGGCACGCAAATGTTAAGCAAAGGACACGACTATCATCGTGTGAATCTTGCGATAATACTAGGTATTGATTATGTGCTCAAAGGAAGTGATTATCGCTGCAATGAACGGGCGATAAGTTTATTGCACCAAATCGCAGGGCGCAGCGGGCGTAAATATGATGGTGAAGTATATGTTCAAAGTGCTAATGGTATGTTTTTGGAGCAGTTTTTAGGAGATTATGAGGATTTTTTACATTATGAATTGCGCAACCGCCCACATCTTTATCCACCTTATCAGAGGTTGGCTACACTTACTTTTTCGCATAAGATAGAATCTAAAGCGTTGAATGCTATGCAAAATGTGCGAGACATACTTTTAAAAAGTGGTTTGGGCGAGGTAGAGATTGTGGGAGATTGCAAAGCATTGGTAGAGCGACTTTATAATAAATATCGCTTTGTATTATTGCTTCGCTCATCTTCTACGCGCGCACTTTTAGAGGTATTGCATTATCTCAATGCCCATATTCATCAAGAATTAAAGCGTATGTATGAAATTGATATTGACCCTTTAAATATAGTGTAG
- the rsmD gene encoding 16S rRNA (guanine(966)-N(2))-methyltransferase RsmD, whose protein sequence is MNIARFHIQAGKLKNLPLVWNNQESTRPTKSIVRESFFNTMSTNIVECVFVEAFGGCGSMGIEALSRGASEAIFYEIDKRAYNILLQNLTFAQKRETALKFYAYNTDFFTQSFHRWITLKENVILYLDPPFCIREGMEDIYERLLIMVENLGRCNVHFIVFEHWSGYNMPFIVGEYILLKTRQFGKSSLTYYTLKD, encoded by the coding sequence ATGAACATTGCAAGATTTCACATTCAAGCAGGAAAACTCAAGAATCTACCTTTAGTGTGGAATAATCAAGAAAGCACGCGTCCAACAAAATCTATTGTGCGAGAATCTTTTTTTAACACAATGAGCACAAATATTGTGGAGTGTGTATTTGTTGAAGCATTTGGAGGTTGTGGTTCAATGGGGATTGAAGCACTTTCTCGTGGTGCAAGTGAGGCAATATTTTATGAGATAGATAAAAGAGCCTATAATATCTTGTTGCAAAATCTCACATTTGCACAAAAAAGAGAAACAGCACTAAAATTTTATGCCTACAATACCGATTTTTTTACACAAAGTTTTCATAGATGGATTACTCTGAAAGAAAATGTGATTTTATATCTTGACCCACCCTTTTGTATTAGAGAAGGTATGGAGGATATTTATGAGCGTCTTTTGATAATGGTAGAAAATCTTGGACGATGTAATGTGCATTTTATTGTTTTTGAACATTGGAGTGGGTATAATATGCCTTTTATTGTTGGGGAATATATACTGCTTAAAACGCGTCAATTTGGTAAAAGCAGCCTGACTTATTACACATTAAAGGATTAA
- the fliL gene encoding flagellar basal body-associated protein FliL, protein MAEEEKAAESGGDKKSKAILFVVIGIVVVLLLLVGVMVLVMTSGGHDEEEHEQKPAEVTQTQASAPSQQAAKIIVGNTVSVRSTDKFAPGLIYPAEGPLPFTVNLMTQTGKRYLKTSVQFELDKDELKANATKAELDKKLPMVQDTIIEILSSKSIEDVATVKGKNRVKDEIVKRLNEFLIDGQVSDIFFVEFVVS, encoded by the coding sequence ATGGCAGAAGAAGAAAAAGCAGCAGAAAGTGGTGGAGATAAAAAGAGCAAAGCAATTTTATTTGTTGTTATTGGCATTGTGGTAGTGCTTCTTTTATTGGTAGGTGTTATGGTGTTGGTGATGACAAGTGGAGGGCACGATGAGGAGGAGCACGAACAAAAACCAGCAGAAGTTACTCAAACTCAAGCTAGTGCGCCTTCACAACAAGCTGCAAAAATCATTGTAGGCAACACAGTTTCGGTGCGTAGCACAGATAAATTTGCTCCGGGCTTGATTTACCCTGCAGAAGGTCCCCTCCCTTTTACGGTGAATTTAATGACACAAACAGGCAAACGTTATCTTAAAACAAGTGTGCAATTTGAGCTTGATAAAGATGAACTGAAAGCAAATGCCACTAAGGCAGAGTTAGATAAAAAATTGCCTATGGTGCAAGATACCATTATTGAGATTCTCTCTTCAAAATCTATTGAAGATGTTGCCACAGTGAAAGGGAAAAATCGTGTCAAAGATGAGATTGTAAAACGTCTTAATGAATTTTTGATTGATGGACAGGTGAGTGATATATTTTTTGTTGAGTTTGTGGTGAGTTAG
- the acpS gene encoding holo-ACP synthase yields MIGIDIISIARMQKFVEKFGTAALERFLCEKEIALCINANETINIPRVAGFWAAKEACSKALGVGIGSKLSFLDMHISKSSTNVPSIHLVSEKISDFNIKNIALSISHDGGFAIAVVVII; encoded by the coding sequence TTGATAGGGATTGATATTATTAGTATTGCTCGTATGCAGAAATTTGTAGAAAAATTTGGCACAGCTGCACTGGAGCGTTTTCTTTGCGAAAAAGAGATAGCTCTGTGCATAAATGCCAATGAAACTATAAATATTCCTCGTGTAGCTGGATTTTGGGCAGCAAAAGAGGCGTGTTCTAAAGCATTGGGCGTGGGTATAGGAAGTAAGCTAAGCTTTTTGGATATGCACATAAGCAAAAGTAGCACAAATGTGCCTAGCATTCATCTTGTATCCGAAAAAATAAGTGATTTTAATATAAAAAATATTGCACTAAGTATCAGCCACGATGGAGGATTTGCGATTGCTGTAGTAGTTATTATTTAG
- a CDS encoding class II 3-deoxy-7-phosphoheptulonate synthase, with protein MQWHAKSWRNKPIKQHPVYKNQQLLESVEMQLKSYPPLVFAGEARVLQERLAQVCKGEAFLLQGGDCAESFSQFNAINIRDLFKVIIQMGAILTFGASCPIVKVGRIAGQFAKPRSSDTESNGHLELPSYRGDMINDMAFTQQAREHDPNRLIQAYNQSAATLNLLRAFAQGGFADLNQVHKWNLSFVKNNTFGQKYEELASRITQALDFMKACGIDSEHSPTLRETEFYTSHEALVLHYEEQLCRQDSLTGDWYDCSAHMLWIGERTRGLDEAHIEFLRGVKNPVGVKIGPNATKDDIMGICDKLNPLNQSGRLNLIVRMGADKIKSNFPQLLDSINAEGREILWSCDPMHGNTIKTNNGYKTRVFDSVLDEVKSFFEIHKAYGSYAGGVHLEMTGADVTECIGGSQAITEEGLVCNYNTQCDPRLNAIQALEMAFLIADMIKNRS; from the coding sequence ATGCAGTGGCACGCAAAAAGTTGGAGAAATAAACCCATTAAGCAGCACCCTGTCTATAAAAATCAACAGCTTTTAGAATCTGTGGAAATGCAGCTTAAATCTTATCCACCGCTTGTCTTTGCAGGTGAAGCGCGTGTATTGCAAGAACGTCTAGCTCAAGTATGCAAAGGAGAGGCATTTTTATTGCAAGGTGGGGATTGTGCGGAGAGTTTTTCGCAATTTAACGCCATTAATATTCGCGATTTATTTAAAGTTATCATTCAAATGGGTGCAATCCTTACCTTTGGTGCTTCGTGTCCAATAGTCAAAGTTGGACGCATCGCAGGACAATTTGCCAAACCTCGCTCAAGTGATACAGAATCAAATGGACATCTTGAACTCCCAAGTTATCGTGGCGATATGATTAATGATATGGCATTCACACAACAAGCGCGAGAACACGACCCAAATCGCCTTATTCAAGCCTATAATCAAAGTGCAGCTACACTCAATCTTTTACGCGCATTTGCACAAGGAGGTTTTGCTGATCTTAATCAAGTGCATAAATGGAATCTTAGTTTTGTCAAAAATAATACATTTGGACAAAAATACGAAGAGCTTGCCTCTCGTATCACTCAAGCGCTTGATTTTATGAAAGCCTGTGGCATTGATTCTGAACATTCCCCCACATTGCGTGAGACAGAATTTTACACCTCGCACGAAGCCCTTGTGCTTCATTATGAGGAACAACTTTGCCGACAAGATTCTCTCACAGGGGATTGGTATGATTGCTCCGCACATATGTTATGGATTGGAGAACGCACAAGAGGGCTTGATGAAGCACATATTGAGTTTTTGCGCGGAGTAAAGAATCCTGTGGGCGTAAAAATTGGACCAAATGCTACAAAAGATGACATTATGGGTATTTGCGATAAGCTTAACCCGCTTAATCAAAGTGGCAGACTAAATCTCATTGTGCGTATGGGGGCTGATAAAATTAAAAGCAACTTCCCTCAATTATTAGATTCTATCAATGCTGAAGGACGCGAGATTCTATGGAGCTGCGATCCTATGCACGGCAATACAATCAAAACAAATAATGGTTACAAAACGCGTGTATTTGATAGTGTGCTTGATGAAGTGAAAAGCTTTTTTGAAATACATAAAGCCTATGGAAGCTATGCTGGAGGAGTGCATTTAGAAATGACAGGAGCAGATGTAACAGAATGTATTGGCGGCTCACAAGCAATTACCGAAGAAGGGTTAGTTTGCAATTATAATACTCAATGCGATCCACGACTCAATGCGATCCAAGCGCTTGAAATGGCTTTTCTTATCGCAGATATGATTAAAAATCGCTCATAA
- a CDS encoding SDR family NAD(P)-dependent oxidoreductase, translating to MTALITGASSGFGKAIAELFVRNGHKVIILARRGERINAIQNELGILCEKIICDVRDTQKIESALKLLPQEFQNIDVLINNAGLALGLSSADKADIADWEQMVEVNILALIKLTHLILPQMVAQGYGHIINIGSIAGTYSYPGGNVYGATKAFVKRFSLNLRADLYDKNIRISDIEPGLCGGSEFSQVRFKGDENKAKSVYEGTTPLMPEDIAQSVLWVASLPQHININTLEIMPTIQAPAALNVYKNIK from the coding sequence ATGACTGCACTCATCACTGGAGCATCATCTGGTTTTGGTAAAGCAATTGCTGAGCTTTTTGTCCGCAATGGGCACAAAGTAATTATTCTCGCACGAAGAGGAGAGCGAATAAATGCGATTCAAAACGAACTTGGCATATTATGTGAAAAAATTATATGTGATGTGCGAGATACACAAAAAATAGAATCTGCGCTCAAATTACTTCCTCAAGAATTTCAAAATATTGATGTGCTTATCAATAATGCAGGTTTGGCACTTGGCTTAAGCAGCGCAGATAAAGCAGATATTGCTGATTGGGAACAAATGGTAGAGGTAAATATCCTAGCTCTTATCAAGCTTACACATCTTATTTTGCCTCAAATGGTAGCTCAAGGCTATGGACATATTATTAATATTGGCTCAATCGCAGGCACTTATTCCTATCCGGGTGGTAATGTATATGGTGCGACAAAGGCTTTTGTAAAACGATTTAGTCTCAATCTTCGTGCTGATTTGTATGATAAAAATATCCGTATAAGCGACATTGAGCCGGGCTTATGTGGTGGAAGTGAATTTTCACAAGTGCGCTTTAAGGGCGATGAAAACAAGGCAAAAAGCGTATATGAAGGCACAACACCGCTTATGCCTGAAGATATTGCTCAAAGTGTATTATGGGTTGCTTCACTACCACAGCACATTAATATCAATACGCTTGAAATAATGCCCACAATCCAAGCTCCAGCAGCGCTCAATGTATATAAAAATATAAAATAG
- a CDS encoding S1-like domain-containing RNA-binding protein, giving the protein MRHSKPFSKQSAEVKNVRVNKTLAHTKLIQHTKAIQIGKIQRLRIIRLSKYGAYLGGLPQDSLQNIESATPIFTEVLLPNKFLPAQSAINDELEVFVLTDSDDRVVATTQTPKAQYGDIAELEVIDFAPFGCFLDIGVDKHIFMPTQNPRHFKLHQKVIVAITLDKQSRLLAKTNIKSYLKPAPKLSTHKKIKALVFEQTPLGFGCVVENAYYGLLYHNELPQGIVLNVGTHIEVYIKNASSYSHQRSDGKLDLTLNPPHTQEQKQFLLNCMPLALDFSASPQKVFHTLQMSKKLFKRLINELTREGEIKFISHKRMFERIHKPQEKETL; this is encoded by the coding sequence TTGAGACATTCCAAGCCATTCTCAAAACAATCCGCTGAAGTGAAAAATGTAAGAGTGAATAAAACTCTTGCACACACTAAGCTTATACAACACACAAAAGCAATACAAATAGGCAAAATCCAAAGGTTACGCATTATACGTTTAAGTAAATATGGAGCATATCTTGGCGGATTACCACAAGATTCTCTACAAAATATAGAATCTGCGACACCCATTTTCACAGAAGTGCTTTTACCCAATAAATTTCTCCCTGCACAAAGTGCAATCAATGATGAATTAGAAGTATTTGTGCTTACAGATTCAGATGACCGAGTTGTTGCTACCACACAAACTCCAAAAGCACAATATGGCGATATAGCAGAGCTTGAAGTAATAGATTTTGCACCTTTTGGTTGCTTTTTAGATATAGGTGTTGATAAGCATATTTTTATGCCAACTCAAAACCCTAGACACTTTAAATTACATCAAAAAGTAATCGTGGCAATTACACTTGATAAGCAATCGCGCCTACTTGCCAAAACGAATATCAAATCCTATCTCAAACCCGCACCAAAACTATCAACACACAAAAAAATAAAGGCACTTGTCTTTGAACAAACACCCTTAGGCTTTGGTTGTGTGGTAGAAAATGCTTATTATGGCTTGCTTTATCACAATGAATTACCACAAGGAATTGTATTAAATGTAGGCACACACATTGAGGTGTATATTAAAAATGCCTCATCGTATTCACACCAACGTTCCGATGGCAAACTTGACCTCACACTCAATCCGCCACACACTCAAGAACAAAAGCAATTTTTGCTCAATTGTATGCCTTTAGCGCTTGATTTTTCTGCCTCACCTCAAAAAGTTTTTCATACTCTACAAATGAGCAAAAAACTTTTTAAACGTCTTATTAATGAGCTCACAAGAGAGGGTGAGATTAAGTTTATAAGCCATAAGCGTATGTTTGAACGCATTCACAAACCTCAAGAAAAGGAGACTTTATGA
- a CDS encoding DUF305 domain-containing protein, translating to MKNITLSNLLPNLVASISLISAAAIAEETIHSTHTHEYKTNSTISEIIINSMHKPMMDTAFVESDNIDLNYLSNMIPHHQGAIDASQMLLKYSHNQKVRAQAQAIIKEQNAEIQEFQALLPQLQEQKKLYSPKEITLFNNQAKTDMDTMMKAMSEIKLSNQIDRDFLEGMIPHHQGAIDASKQILIYTQNEDIKNIAKRIIQSQGKEIETFQAILKTIR from the coding sequence ATGAAAAATATAACTTTATCAAACCTTTTACCGAATCTAGTGGCGAGTATAAGCTTAATAAGTGCTGCTGCCATAGCAGAAGAAACTATACATTCAACTCACACTCACGAATATAAAACAAATTCCACTATTTCAGAAATAATCATAAATTCAATGCATAAGCCTATGATGGATACAGCATTTGTAGAAAGTGATAATATAGATTTAAATTATCTTTCAAATATGATTCCTCATCATCAAGGTGCGATTGATGCTTCGCAAATGCTTTTAAAATATTCTCATAATCAAAAAGTAAGAGCTCAAGCTCAAGCAATTATTAAAGAACAAAATGCGGAAATTCAAGAGTTTCAAGCCCTTCTCCCACAGCTACAAGAACAAAAAAAGCTTTATAGCCCCAAAGAAATAACACTCTTTAATAATCAAGCCAAAACAGATATGGACACTATGATGAAGGCTATGAGTGAAATTAAGCTTAGCAATCAAATTGACCGCGATTTCCTTGAGGGTATGATTCCTCATCATCAAGGTGCGATTGATGCTTCAAAACAAATTTTGATATACACACAAAATGAAGATATAAAAAACATTGCCAAACGCATTATTCAATCTCAAGGAAAAGAAATTGAGACATTCCAAGCCATTCTCAAAACAATCCGCTGA
- a CDS encoding ATP-binding protein: MLPKLFDFSWEEHLACVYRPAFENLNGYFKPIVDFKRCTQLIGLEKEISALKNNTFAFMRGEKASHALLWGARGCGKSSSIHFVLSHLLSPTSLLRIIEINKESLGIMPMVQDCVRELPYKFIIVCDDLCFTPYEEHYKSLKTLLEGSFENKAHNILFYTTSNHRHLITESYPQDTLHLNDAQDEILSLSDRFGLVLGFYAPSRAEFIEILKTLLDKPFDESLKQKALQFSAIKGSCSPRIAQEFCTLYRNGIV, encoded by the coding sequence ATGCTACCAAAGCTCTTTGATTTTTCTTGGGAAGAACATCTTGCCTGTGTGTATCGCCCTGCATTTGAAAACTTAAATGGATATTTTAAACCTATTGTAGATTTTAAGCGATGCACTCAACTTATCGGTTTAGAAAAAGAAATAAGTGCCTTAAAAAATAATACATTTGCCTTTATGCGGGGAGAAAAAGCTTCTCACGCTTTATTATGGGGAGCTAGAGGTTGTGGTAAAAGTTCTTCAATTCACTTTGTATTAAGCCATTTGCTCTCCCCCACTTCACTTTTACGCATCATAGAGATCAATAAAGAATCTTTAGGCATTATGCCTATGGTGCAAGATTGTGTGCGAGAATTACCCTATAAATTTATTATTGTATGTGATGATTTATGTTTTACTCCTTATGAAGAACATTACAAGTCGCTCAAAACACTTCTTGAAGGCTCTTTTGAAAATAAAGCACACAATATCCTTTTTTATACCACTTCAAATCACCGCCATCTCATTACAGAATCTTACCCTCAAGACACTCTTCATCTTAATGATGCTCAAGATGAGATTCTCTCACTAAGCGATAGGTTTGGACTTGTGTTAGGATTTTATGCTCCTAGTCGTGCTGAATTTATAGAGATTCTAAAAACACTTCTTGACAAGCCTTTTGATGAAAGCCTCAAGCAAAAAGCATTGCAATTTAGTGCTATCAAAGGCTCGTGCAGCCCACGAATCGCCCAAGAATTCTGCACACTCTATCGCAATGGGATTGTTTAA
- a CDS encoding AAA family ATPase, giving the protein MIGQNLTLVFNESIDIAREMRHNILTTEHLFLATLNNTQGMSILKKCGGNIQEMRRMTNLYLQKYVPFSHELTKNPKQTPALDRIIEAMVKHAQSSNRQNIDVGDLLASIMEENQSFSTQILKSQGIDRLSVLEIITHQEQEQDIYQEHKESSQDTNESYLNKYTKNLSILAKEGKIDPVIGREEEIWRVSEILTRRKKNNPILVGEPGVGKTAIAEGLALEIYHKRLPKVLHNAQIFALDVGAMISGSKYRGDFEKRLKGVLKEITQTPHSVLFIDEIHTIVGAGATSGSNLDASNLLKPALANGSLRCIGATTFAEFKTHFDKDKALSRRFSKIEVKEPSLEDCYKIIEGLAPIYESYHHIKYTKNALKACVDLSARYVSDKFLPDKAIDLLDEVGANMRIYHNKIDSTPTITIKDIESILSKSVHIPKSSISKDEGKSLQNLSIKLKERIFAQDKAIDDLSNVIKTNKAGLSEGNKPIGSFVFAGPSGVGKTELAKELARILGIGFVKFDMSEYMEPHSISRLIGAPAGYVGFEQGGLLVDAVRKTPHCVLLFDEIEKAHHDIYNILLQILDAASLTDNAGNRADFKNVIVIMTSNAGSQETNTLGFNANTQSKNHTAIKSLFSPELRSRIDRIIAFNPLGFEQYKLIAQKYINDLATSLKARHIHLKIDSKALNYLASQSMDKALGAREMKKIIDSQIKLALSDEILFGALKKGGSAKITLTPLPTPHITLECNKLTSHKNTSKRTTNNATKAL; this is encoded by the coding sequence ATGATAGGACAAAATCTTACACTTGTATTTAATGAATCTATTGATATTGCACGCGAAATGCGACATAATATCCTTACAACAGAGCATCTTTTTCTTGCTACCTTAAATAACACGCAAGGTATGTCTATTTTAAAAAAATGTGGGGGCAATATCCAAGAAATGCGCCGAATGACAAACCTGTATTTACAAAAATATGTCCCTTTTTCTCACGAGCTTACTAAAAATCCAAAGCAAACACCAGCACTTGATAGAATCATTGAAGCAATGGTAAAACACGCACAAAGTAGTAATCGCCAAAACATAGATGTAGGCGATTTACTCGCCTCAATTATGGAAGAAAATCAAAGTTTTAGCACACAGATTCTTAAATCACAAGGCATAGATAGATTAAGTGTATTAGAAATCATTACTCACCAAGAACAAGAGCAAGACATATACCAAGAGCATAAAGAATCATCACAGGATACAAATGAGAGCTATTTAAACAAATACACGAAAAATCTTTCTATTCTTGCCAAAGAAGGAAAGATTGACCCTGTAATTGGACGAGAGGAAGAAATTTGGCGCGTAAGCGAAATTCTCACTCGGCGCAAAAAAAATAATCCTATCCTCGTAGGAGAGCCCGGTGTAGGAAAAACTGCGATAGCTGAAGGTTTAGCACTTGAGATTTATCACAAACGACTCCCAAAAGTACTACATAATGCACAAATTTTTGCTCTTGATGTGGGCGCGATGATTTCAGGGAGCAAATATCGTGGCGATTTTGAAAAACGTCTCAAAGGCGTACTGAAAGAAATAACACAAACACCTCATAGTGTGCTTTTTATTGATGAGATTCATACCATTGTAGGTGCAGGAGCGACTTCAGGTTCAAATCTCGATGCATCAAACCTCCTTAAGCCCGCCCTTGCTAATGGTTCATTGCGATGTATTGGAGCAACTACATTTGCCGAGTTTAAAACACATTTTGACAAAGATAAAGCTTTATCACGTCGCTTTAGCAAGATAGAAGTCAAAGAACCGAGCCTAGAGGATTGTTATAAAATTATTGAGGGTTTAGCTCCTATTTATGAATCTTATCATCATATTAAATATACCAAAAATGCCCTCAAAGCGTGTGTAGATTTATCTGCAAGGTATGTAAGCGATAAATTCCTCCCTGATAAAGCCATTGATTTACTTGATGAAGTGGGAGCAAATATGAGAATCTATCACAACAAAATAGATTCTACCCCAACTATCACAATCAAAGATATAGAATCTATTCTTAGCAAAAGCGTGCATATTCCTAAAAGCTCTATAAGCAAAGATGAGGGAAAATCTCTGCAAAATCTCTCCATTAAACTTAAAGAGCGGATTTTCGCACAAGATAAGGCTATTGATGATCTAAGCAATGTCATTAAAACAAACAAGGCAGGCTTAAGTGAGGGTAACAAGCCTATTGGTAGCTTTGTATTTGCTGGACCAAGCGGTGTGGGGAAAACAGAACTTGCAAAAGAGTTAGCACGCATACTTGGTATTGGCTTTGTAAAATTTGATATGAGCGAATATATGGAACCTCACTCTATCTCACGCCTTATTGGAGCGCCTGCTGGATATGTAGGCTTTGAACAAGGAGGGTTGCTTGTAGATGCAGTGCGCAAAACCCCTCATTGTGTCTTATTATTTGATGAAATAGAAAAAGCTCATCACGATATTTATAATATTCTATTACAGATTCTTGATGCGGCAAGCTTAACAGATAATGCAGGAAACAGGGCAGATTTTAAAAATGTAATTGTTATTATGACAAGCAATGCAGGAAGTCAAGAAACGAACACTCTTGGATTTAATGCCAATACACAAAGTAAAAATCACACAGCAATCAAATCACTCTTTTCACCTGAATTGCGTAGTCGCATTGATAGAATCATTGCATTTAATCCGCTTGGCTTTGAACAATACAAGCTTATTGCGCAAAAATACATTAATGACCTTGCTACTTCACTTAAAGCACGGCATATTCACCTTAAGATAGATTCCAAAGCACTCAATTACCTTGCTTCACAAAGTATGGACAAAGCACTTGGTGCGCGTGAAATGAAAAAAATTATAGACAGCCAAATTAAACTCGCTCTCAGCGATGAAATACTCTTTGGCGCACTCAAAAAGGGAGGAAGTGCTAAAATTACTCTTACTCCATTGCCAACACCTCATATCACGCTTGAGTGCAATAAATTAACATCGCACAAAAATACTTCAAAACGCACAACAAACAATGCTACCAAAGCTCTTTGA
- a CDS encoding ATP-dependent Clp protease adaptor ClpS, protein MAHTAFETSLDTLLEEPKMYRVLLLNDDWTAMDFVARILMEVFDKTSDEATAITLKIHNDGKGVCGIYTYDIAELKMQIVSQMAKQHGYPLRVITEEMP, encoded by the coding sequence TTGGCGCATACAGCATTTGAAACAAGCTTAGATACTCTGCTTGAAGAACCAAAAATGTATCGTGTTTTGCTTTTAAATGATGATTGGACAGCAATGGATTTTGTAGCACGCATTCTTATGGAGGTGTTTGATAAAACTTCTGATGAAGCCACGGCAATTACGCTTAAAATTCATAATGATGGAAAAGGGGTATGCGGTATCTATACCTATGATATTGCCGAACTTAAAATGCAAATTGTAAGTCAAATGGCAAAACAGCACGGATACCCTTTACGCGTTATTACAGAGGAAATGCCTTAA